In Xenorhabdus poinarii G6, the following are encoded in one genomic region:
- the cydD gene encoding heme ABC transporter permease/ATP-binding protein CydD: protein MDKARQSELVRWLKQQTAPARQWLRLSMLLGLISGLLIIAQAWILATLLQALIMDHVPRENLIDRFLMLAAAFTLRAVVNAIRERIGFICGKIIRQQIRSMVLDKLEQLGPVWVKGKPAGSWATIILEQIEDMQDFYSRYLPQIALATMIPILILIAVFPINWAAGLILFVTAPLIPLFMALVGLGAADANQRNFVALSRLSGNFLDRLRGLETLRLFHRGDAEVKQITESTENFRRRTMEVLRMAFLSSAVLEFFAAVSIAVVAVYFGFSYLGELHFGSYGMGVTLFSGFLALILAPEFFQPLRDLGTFYHAKAQAIGAAESLFTLLSSDGEQITTNGEKTLPDINPVAIQASELEILSHNGHHLAGPLNFTIDKHQRIALVGKSGAGKSSLINVLLGFLPYHGSLKINGIELRELNLTKWRDHLSWVGQNPHLPEQTLLDNIRLGQYDATQAQIQNVMDRAYVSEFIRDLPNGMATVVGDNAARLSVGQAQRIAVARALLNPCQLLLLDEPAASLDAHSEQRVMMALNQASHQQTTLLVTHLLEETLSYDQIWVMENGLLIEQGDYQTLSQSQGAFSRLLSHRCVEL, encoded by the coding sequence ATGGACAAAGCAAGACAATCTGAACTTGTTCGCTGGCTGAAACAACAAACTGCGCCTGCCCGTCAATGGCTGCGTTTATCCATGCTGCTTGGCCTGATCAGTGGATTGCTGATTATCGCTCAAGCTTGGATCTTGGCTACCCTCCTTCAAGCCTTGATTATGGATCATGTTCCCCGCGAAAATCTTATCGACCGATTTCTCATGTTGGCTGCTGCTTTTACATTACGGGCAGTGGTTAATGCTATACGGGAGCGGATCGGGTTTATCTGTGGCAAGATTATCCGCCAGCAAATCCGCAGCATGGTACTGGATAAACTCGAACAACTGGGACCGGTCTGGGTTAAAGGAAAGCCTGCTGGAAGTTGGGCTACCATTATCCTGGAGCAAATAGAAGATATGCAGGATTTTTATTCCCGCTATCTGCCCCAAATTGCGCTTGCGACGATGATCCCTATCCTCATTCTGATTGCCGTATTCCCGATTAACTGGGCCGCCGGACTGATTTTATTTGTCACGGCACCCTTGATCCCTCTGTTTATGGCCTTGGTGGGTTTAGGTGCCGCAGATGCCAATCAACGCAATTTTGTTGCTCTGAGTCGATTAAGCGGTAATTTTCTCGATCGTTTACGCGGATTGGAAACGTTGCGCCTGTTTCATCGGGGGGATGCCGAAGTTAAACAAATCACAGAATCAACCGAGAATTTTCGTCGCAGAACCATGGAAGTACTGCGGATGGCATTTTTATCTTCAGCCGTCTTAGAGTTTTTTGCCGCCGTTTCCATCGCGGTTGTTGCTGTTTACTTCGGTTTTTCCTATTTGGGTGAATTGCATTTTGGCAGTTACGGCATGGGAGTTACCTTATTTTCGGGGTTCCTCGCGTTAATTCTCGCACCTGAATTTTTTCAACCTTTGCGGGATTTAGGGACATTTTATCATGCAAAAGCTCAGGCGATCGGCGCAGCAGAATCGCTTTTCACTTTGCTTAGCAGTGATGGGGAGCAAATTACAACCAACGGTGAGAAAACACTACCCGATATAAACCCCGTCGCCATTCAGGCCAGTGAACTGGAGATTCTATCCCACAATGGCCATCACCTTGCGGGCCCTTTAAATTTTACGATTGATAAGCATCAACGCATTGCGCTGGTTGGAAAAAGTGGTGCCGGCAAAAGTTCGTTGATCAATGTGTTACTCGGGTTCCTGCCTTATCACGGTTCGCTAAAAATTAATGGTATTGAATTGCGTGAACTCAATCTGACCAAATGGCGAGACCACTTGAGTTGGGTTGGGCAAAATCCGCATCTGCCAGAACAAACGTTGCTCGATAATATCCGTCTCGGTCAATATGATGCCACACAAGCACAAATCCAAAATGTGATGGATCGGGCTTATGTCAGTGAATTTATCCGTGATCTCCCGAATGGAATGGCAACGGTAGTCGGTGACAATGCGGCTCGCCTGTCTGTCGGGCAAGCCCAACGTATCGCGGTGGCACGAGCATTATTGAATCCCTGCCAGTTACTATTACTGGATGAGCCAGCCGCGAGTCTTGATGCGCATAGCGAACAACGTGTGATGATGGCTTTAAATCAGGCATCTCATCAGCAAACGACATTATTAGTGACTCATTTGCTGGAAGAAACATTATCCTATGACCAAATTTGGGTCATGGAAAATGGGTTACTCATTGAGCAGGGTGATTATCAAACTTTAAGCCAGTCTCAAGGTGCATTTTCTCGTTTGTTATCTCACCG